The following are from one region of the Fusarium keratoplasticum isolate Fu6.1 chromosome 4, whole genome shotgun sequence genome:
- a CDS encoding Transketolase, translated as MTFKDDDERAIRAVRLLAQLGSITPGHPENFETPGVEVTTGPLGQGIANAVGLAIAQAHTAAVFDRPDFSIVDNFTYCFLGDGCLQEGVASEASSLAGHLQLGNLICIYDDNRITIDGNINCSFTEDVVKRYERYVWHVIVVEDGNTDLATIEAAIQQCKEETTRPSIIKLRTTIGYGSLEEGTHGGFNADEAFHVPEEVYKAYQNRAAEGLAAKQTWDSLLAKYADQFPELHADLQRRPTDTLLHGWEAALPSFSPSDPAVATRKLSETVLSKIHAIVPELIGGSSDLTPSNLTRWASAVDFQAPGLEDVPGDYSGRYLRYGVREHAMGAIMNGLAAYRTVLPYSGTFLNFCLLCCWCCPPVCLVASSGHLGGYSRFYRAGTRWTYTSAHRDIGALPCDAKLLGLATCRRKRNKCRLSCLVEIDEYT; from the exons ATGACGTTcaaagacgacgatgagagGGCCATCAGGGCCGTCCGCCTCTTGGCA CAACTTGGTAGCATTACTCCTGGTCACCCTGAAAACTTCGAAACTCCAGGTGTTGAAGTAACGACCGGACCGCTTGGGCAGGGAATTGCCAACGCCGTGGGCCTCGCTATTGCCCAAGCACACACGGCAGCAGTTTTCGACCGTCCCGACTTTAGCATTGTCGACAATTTCACCTACTGCTTTCTCGGAGACGGCTGCCTACAAGAAGGCGTTGCCTCTGAGGCCTCTTCCCTCGCCGGGCACTTACAACTCGGTAACCTGATTTGTATCTATGATGACAACCGGATCACTATTGACGGAAACATTAACTGCTCCTTCACCGAGGATGTCGTTAAGCGTTATGAGCGATACGTTTGGCACGTGATTGTGGTTGAAGACGGAAACACAGATCTGGCCACGATCGAGGCTGCCATTCAACAGTGCAAGGAGGAGACGACAAGACCTTCTATCATCAAGTTGAGAACCACTATTGGCTATGGTTCCCTTGAAGAAGGCACTCATGGC GGTTTCAATGCTGATGAGGCTTTCCACGTCCCAGAAGAGGTTTACAAAGCATATCAAAACCGGGCAGCAGAAGGCCTGGCTGCCAAACAAACCTGGGACAGCCTCCTGGCCAAGTACGCTGACCAATTCCCCGAACTACACGCAGACCTGCAGAGAAGGCCTACTGATACCTTGCTGCACGGTTGGGAGGCTGCCctcccttctttttctccttcgGATCCGGCGGTGGCAACCCGGAAGCTTTCCGAAACTGTCTTGTCCAAGATACATGCGATTGTCCCCGAATTGATTGGAGGCTCGTCAGACTTGACACCGTCCAACCTCACGCGGTGGGCATCCGCAGTTGACTTCCAAGCCCCGGGCTTGGAGGACGTTCCTGGTGATTATTCAGGACGCTATCTCCGTTATGGCGTACGGGAACACGCTATGGGCGCCATCATGAACGGCCTTGCAGCTTACAGGACAGTCTTGCCGTATAGCGGCACCTTTCTCAATTTTTGTCTCTTatgctgctggtgctgtcCGCCTGTCTGCCTTGTCGCGTCTTCGGGTCATCTGGGTGGCTACTCACGATTCTATCGCGCTGGGACAAGATGGACCTACACATCAGCCCATCGAGACATTGGTGCACTTCCGTGCGATGCCAAACTGCTCGGTCTGGCGACCTGCCGACGGAAACGAAACAAGTGCCGCTTATCTTGTCTCGTTGAAATCGATGAGTACACCTAG
- a CDS encoding NADH dehydrogenase [ubiquinone] 1 beta subcomplex subunit 9, with translation MSTRRAALSLYRRSLKLALDWAVHRHLWRGQALYIRSLFEANRNVTDPRHQRALLSETEKLLESWKHPDPYTPPTAPGGSKFERNLPSPILDPPPHPVNRH, from the exons ATGTCGACGCGACGAGCTGCTCT ATCCCTCTACCGCCGCTCATTGAAGCTGGCGCTGGATTGGGCCGTCCACCGACACTTGTGGCGTGGCCAGGCTCTCTATATTCGCTCACTGTTCGAGGCCAACCGCAATGTGACTGATCCAAGACACCAAAGA GCTCTATTGAGCGAGACAGAAAAGCTACTGGAGAGCTGGAAGCACCCCGATCCCTATACGCCCCCGACTGCTCCCGGAG GCTCAAAGTTCGAGCGAAACCTGCCATCGCCTATCCTCGACC CTCCCCCCCACCCCGTCAACAGACATTAA
- a CDS encoding Histone H2A has protein sequence MTGGGKSGGKASGSKNAQSRSSKAGLAFPVGRVHRLLRKGNYAQRVGAGAPVYLAAVLEYLAAEILELAGNAARDNKKTRIIPRHLQLAIRNDEELNKLLGHVTIAQGGVLPNIHQNLLPKKTVKGGKNASQEL, from the exons ATGACTGGCGGCGGCAAGTCTGGCGGCAAGGCCTCTGGTTCCAAGAACGCGCAATC GCGTTCTTCCAAGGCTGGTCTCGCGTTCCCTGTTGGTCGTGTccaccgtcttcttcgaAAGGGCAACTACGCTCAGCGTGTCGGTGCCGGTGCTCCCGTGTACCTGGCTGCCGTCCTTGAGTACCTCGCTGCCGAAATCCTCGAGTTGGCTGGCAACGCTGCCCGTGACAACAAGAAGACCCGTATCATCCCCCGTCATCTCCAGCTCGCCATCCGAAACGATGAGGAGTTGAACAAGCTTCTGGGTCACGTCACCATCGCCCAGGGTGGTGTTCTTCCCAACATTCACCAGA ACCTTCTGCCCAAGAAGACTGTTAAGGGTGGCAAGAACGCGAGCCAAGAGCTGTAA
- a CDS encoding Histone H2B, with protein MPPKAADKKPASKAPATASKAPEKKDAGKKTAASGDKKKRSKTRKETYSSYIYKVLKQVHPDTGISNRAMSILNSFVNDIFERVASEASKLAAYNKKSTISSREIQTSVRLILPGELAKHAVSEGTKAVTKYSSSTK; from the exons ATGCCTCCCAAGGCCGCCGACAAGAAGCCCGCCTCCAAGGCCCCCGCCACTGCCTCCAAGGCtcccgagaagaaggacgccGGCAAGAAGACCGCTGCTTCTGgtgacaagaagaagcgctcCAAGACCCGCAAGGAGACTTACTCTTCTTACATCTACAAGG TCCTCAAGCAGGTCCACCCTGACACTGGTATCTCCAACCGTGCCATGTCTATCCTCAACTCGTTCGTCAACG ATATTTTCGAGCGCGTCGCTTCTGAGGCTTCCAAGCTGGCTGCCTACAACAAGAAGTCCACCATCTCTTCCCGAGAGATCCAGACCTCTGTCCGCCTGATCCTCCCCGGTGAGCTTGCCAAGCACGCTGTCTCTGAGGGTACCAAGGCCGTCACCAAgtactcctcctcgacgaaATAA
- a CDS encoding Protein SQS1, translated as MPKNKKGASTPRGAKGARGGRGGRGGRGASRGRGNYSPAPARVNFIREETTAGFTLADEARQTSQHDPSRWNNLRMRPVKFVSAGPTEPLKLLDVLLDEENDEAEEPATTASPETNTQRDMQVDTQDESDNEIDNHGERGGHEADVEEDSDEDDHFIGPDELEEAIQAQVEPDNEAPEEPSFFFDLKGDQSQPRLQQGPVEIPERPSSRSSSSSEEVILFKGRAAPRKPLQTEEISMAQMQTEIRVVEQTIITESAAAPSPAPELSVEPPNSKKLSKKEKKQKQRDKRNARRQLQEEEDAILADYIANMKENSDDEYFRQLINGGSDSDDAEEDASDSPVATSKQQRASSKQKAPETSDSDEDQEEDLSEEDDEDEDDEVPSEIDDETLARLIAGQELSQDLGMEDVNFGDSSSDSDSSSDKAKKRQQVIDDDVDLMDWERPSLRRRKGKGAKAQITFNLSDSELEAQLQAAWKTDRQKKSERKKQREELRALGMLGKKANPDDLRVKYPDGMNMEQVAEELRAFLVSSDEQLTLPPMDNHARKMIHELANKFKIKSKSTGKGDQRRPTLYRTGRTLPYVAVTFDQAINRVNRRYFPRLDMKGKKSNRLPPVRGGASVAAATYQDGEIVGGSAPELGVENRGRAMLEKMGWSSGTALGAMNNKGILQPVTHAMKRSKAGLG; from the exons ATGCCGAAAAACAAGAAGGGAGCTTCTACGCCTCGTGGCGCAAAGGGTGCCCgaggtggacgaggaggtcgcggaggtcgaggagcatCTCGCGGACGCGGCAACTATTCTCCTGCGCCTGCCCGAGTGAACTTCATCAGAGAAGAGACCACCG CTGGGTTTACACTTGCGGACGAAGCTCGACAGACTTCCCAACATGACCCTTCCAGATGGAATAACTTGCGCATGCGACCCGTTAAGTTTGTCAGTGCTGGGCCAACTGAACCGTTGAAACTACTCGACGTGCTGCTTGACGAAGAAAATGACGAAGCTGAAGAACCAGCCACCACGGCGTCGCCTGAAACCAACACCCAACGAGACATGCAAGTCGATACACAAGATGAGTCTGACAATGAGATTGACAACCACGGCGAGAGAGGCGGGCATGAGGCGGATGTGGAAGAGGACTCAGACGAAGATGATCATTTTATCGGACCCGACGAACTCGAAGAAGCTATCCAAGCCCAAGTAGAGCCCGACAATGAAGCTCCAGAGGAACCATCGTTCTTCTTTGACCTGAAAGGAGACCAGTCACAGCCCAGGCTTCAGCAGGGCCCAGTCGAGATCCCAGAGCGACCgtcttcaagaagcagcagctcgaGCGAGGAGGTTATCCTGTTCAAGGGTCGCGCAGCCCCACGAAAGCCCCTGCAGACGGAAGAGATCAGCATGGCTCAAATGCAGACCGAGATACGGGTCGTCGAGCAAACAATCATCACCGAGTCGGCAGCAGCACCGTCACCCGCACCCGAACTGAGCGTGGAGCCACCGAATAGTAAGAAGCTCTctaagaaggagaagaagcagaaacagCGCGACAAGAGAAACGCACGAAGACAACTacaggaggaggaagatgccatcctcgccgactATATTGCCAACATGAAGGAAAACAGCGACGACGAATATTTCCGACAACTCATCAACGGTGGAAGCGACTCTGACGATGCCGAAGAGGATGCGTCTGACTCACCTGTCGCAACATCCAAACAGCAACGCGCCTCCTCCAAGCAAAAGGCTCCAGAGACAAGCGACTCAGACGAAGACCAAGAGGAGGATTTGtccgaagaagacgacgaggacgaggacgacgaagTACCCAGCGAAATCGACGATGAGACGCTGGCAAGACTTATCGCCGGCCAAGAATTGAGCCAGGACCTGGGCATGGAGGACGTCAACTTTGGCGATTCATCGAGCGATTCGGATTCTTCCAgtgacaaggccaagaagcgacaGCAGGTGATTGACGACGACGTTGATCTGATGGATTGGGAACGACCCAGCTTGCGACGGCGCAAAGGCAAGGGCGCAAAGGCGCAGATCACCTTCAATTTATCCGACTCGGAATTGGAGGCGCAACTCCAAGCGGCCTGGAAAACTGACCGACAAAAGAAGTCGGAGCGTAAGAAGCAGCGAGAGGAGTTGCGCGCGCTTGGGATGCTCGGAAAAAAGGCCAATCCCGACGATCTTCGTGTCAAATACCCGGATGGCATGAACATGGAGCAGGTTGCAGAAGAGCTACGAGCGTTTCTCGTTAGCTCTGATGAGCA ACTTACGCTGCCGCCCATGGACAACCATGCCCGAAAGATGATCCATGAGCTGGCCAATAAGTTCAAAatcaagtccaagtcaaCGGGTAAGGGAGACCAGCGGAGACCAACTCTCTACCGTACAGGTCGCACACTTCCCTACGTAGCAGTGACATTCGACCAAGCCATTAATCGCGTCAACCGGCGATACTTCCCTCGACTCGACATGAAAGGTAAAAAGTCGAATCGGCTCCCACCTGTCCGTGGCGGCGCAAGTGTCGCAGCTGCGACCTATCAAGATGGTGAGATCGTCGGTGGCTCAGCGCcggagcttggtgttgagaatcGTGGTCGCGCGATGCTGGAAAAGATGGGGTGGAGTTCTGGTACGGCGCTGGGTGCCATGAACAACAAGGGAATTCTGCAACCTGTCACGCACGCGATGAAGCGGTCAAAGGCCGGACTCGGCTAG
- a CDS encoding Cysteine protease: MEAAMANVDLGRYRRIVQMFWDPEPTNDVAHDQPVWCLGHSYKLSDSKSTKNDNRSPQTPPPAPKPDAEAQDTSRPPVPPVNAPETPPESISSSFSSSLAYDDPTKDNGWPPQFMADFESRIWMTYRSEFEPIPRSTNPQATSSLSLSMRLKSQLGDQSPFSSDSGWGCMIRSGQSLLANTIGMIRLGRDWRRGQSPHEEREIIRLFADHPNAPYSLHSFVRHGASACGKYPGEWFGPSATARCIQALANSHESSLRVYSTGDGPDVYEDEFMKIAKPEGEGFHPTLILVGTRLGIDKITPVYWEALIASLQMPQSVGIAGGRPSSSHYFVGAQGSFLFYLDPHHTRPALPYHENPDDYTDEEIASCHTSRLRRIHVREMDPSMLIGFLIRSEDDWQNWKRCVKHVQGKSIIHVADRSALLGGSSEGREGAIDEVETLSDDDDDDADTIHEA, from the exons ATGGAagccgccatggccaacgTCGACCTCGGGCGCTATCGGCGTATAGTGCAGATGTTCTGGGATCCCGAGCCGACCAACGATGTCGCCCACGATCAGCCCGTGTGGTGCCTCGGACACTCATACAAGCTCAGTGACAGCAAAAGCACCAAGAACGACAACCGCAGCCCCCAGACACCCCCCCCAGCGCCCAAGCCAGACGCAGAGGCTCAAGACACCAGTCGACCGCCCGTCCCACCAGTCAACGCACCCGAAACCCCACCGGAATCGATATCGAGcagcttctcatcatcgcTAGCATATGATGATCCGACAAAAGACAACGGCTGGCCGCCACAATTCATGGCCGATTTCGAGTCGAGGATCTGGATGACGTATAGGTCCGAATTCGAGCCCATCCCTCGCTCAACCAACCCACAAGCCACTTCCTCCCTCTCGCTAtcgatgaggttgaagagccaGCTGGGCGACCAGAGCCCTTTCTCTTCCGACAGTGGATGGGGCTGCATGATTCGATCAGGTCAGAGCCTGCTTGCAAATACCATAGGCATGATTCGTCTGGGCAGAG ACTGGCGCCGAGGACAATCACCACACGAAGAACGTGAAATCATCAGATTGTTTGCCGACCACCCCAACGCCCCCTACTCCCTACATAGCTTCGTGCGTCACGGTGCCAGTGCGTGTGGCAAGTACCCAGGCGAGTGGTTCGGCCCGTCAGCAACTGCCCGGTGCATCCA AGCGCTTGCGAACTCGCACGAATCCTCACTTCGAGTATACTCAACAGGCGACGGCCCCGACGTTTACGAGGACGAGTTTATGAAGATTGCGAAGCCAGAGGGGGAAGGGTTTCATCCCACGCTCATTCTTGTTGGAACTCGTCTGGGAATCGACAAGATAACGCCTGTCTACTGGGAAGCCCTCATTGCATCCCTTCAAATGCCCCAGTCTGTAGGAATTGCAGG CGGCCgcccatcctcatcacaCTACTTTGTTGGGGCACAAGGTTCGTTCTTGTTCTACCTTGACCCCCACCATACCAGACCCGCACTCCCCTACCACGAGAACCCAGACGACTacaccgacgaggagatcGCATCTTGTCACACTTCCCGACTACGTCGCATCCATGTTCGCGAGATGGACCCGAGCATGTTGATAGGATTTTTGATCCGAAGCGAGGATGACTGGCAGAATTGGAAGCGATGTGTCAAGCACGTCCAGGGCAAGTCGATTATCCACGTAGCGGATCGAAGCGCGCTCCTTGGAGGCTCCAGTGAGGGTCGGGAGGGTGCGATTGATGAGGTGGAGACGCtaagtgatgatgatgatgatgatgcggACACCATTCATGAGGCCTAG
- a CDS encoding Ribosomal RNA small subunit methyltransferase NEP1, whose product MSSPERRTGVKRPRTQSLPPPALPQLVAEQNTPIPPTDKDSQRLIVVLSNASLETYKASHGGTGRNGMHREDKYSLLNSDEHIGVMRKMNRDISDARPDITHQCLLTLLDSPINKAGKLQIYIHTAKGVLIEVSPSVRIPRTFKRFAGLMVQLLHRLSIRSTNSNEKLLRVIQNPITDHLPPNCRKVTLSFDSELVRVREYVESVGPKESICVFVGAMAKGEDNFADSLVDEKISISNYSLSASVACSKFCHAAEDVWDIM is encoded by the exons ATGTCTTCTCCCGAGCGTCGAACTGGAGTGAAGCGGCCTA GAACGcaatctcttcctcctcctgcgcTCCCCCAACTGGTCGCGGAACAGAACACGCCTATCCCACCCACCGACAAAGACTCCCAGCgtctcatcgtcgtcctgTCCAATGCCAGTCTGGAGACGTACAAGGCGTCGCACGGCGGCACCGGCCGCAATGGCATGCACCGCGAGGACAAGTACTCGTTGCTCAACAGCGACGAGCACATCGGTGTCATGCGCAAGATGAATCGGGATATCAGTGATGCCCGACCCGATATCACCCACCAG TGTTTGCTGACCCTGCTCGACTCGCCCATCAACAAGGCTGGGAAGCTCCAGATCTACATCCACACCGCCAAGGGCGTGCTGATCGAGGTTTCGCCCTCAGTCCGTATCCCCCGAACCTTCAAGCGATTTGCTGGTCTTATGGtgcagcttcttcaccgGCTGTCCATCCGCTCCACCAACTCCAACGAGAAGCTGCTGCGTGTGATCCAGAACCCAATCACCGACCACCTTCCCCCCAACTGCCGCAAGGTGACGCTGAGCTTCGACTCGGAACTTGTGCGAGTCCGTGAGTATGTCGAGAGCGTTGGCCCCAAGGAGAGCATTTGCGTGTTTGTGGgtgccatggccaagggtGAGGACAACTTTGCCGACTCACTTGTGGACGAGAAGATCTCCATCAGCAACTACTCTCTGTCTGCCAGTGTGGCCTGCAGCAAGTTCTGCCACGCGGCTGAGGATGTCTGGGACATCATGTAA